From Streptomyces durmitorensis, a single genomic window includes:
- a CDS encoding acyl-CoA dehydrogenase family protein, whose protein sequence is MTFSLRPAYDAPPLAALVDRLRDYLEGELADYERERGITPATRLTRADLEPVWQRSRELGFYGIHLPEEHGGQNLTYTQLAVLKEEVAASGRVLGHSVLGDMGGPLRAGDILRHATEGQLKTYFLPVVRGERACCFSLTETDAGSDVRSMRTTAEKDGDSYVLNGHKVFSSAGPFADFAIVVARMAGSGETEGDKPRFSAFLVDLDSPGCRVEDGATPMSGEHIESDIVLDNCRVPAENLLGEEGKGMRIALGRVTVNRLLHCPTALGATRRALDLTLDRTRNRKVAGQPLLMLQAIQHKVADMATELYAARSMTYAALAALDRGEDVRTEAFMCKLYVAESAFRILDEAVQIHGKEGLTQGNEIEYLFRKIRMFRILTGTSEIQRNGIAHGLAFLA, encoded by the coding sequence ATGACGTTTTCCCTGCGCCCCGCCTACGACGCCCCGCCCCTGGCCGCCCTCGTCGACCGCCTCCGCGACTACCTGGAGGGAGAGCTCGCCGACTACGAGCGCGAGCGGGGCATCACTCCCGCCACCAGGCTGACCCGCGCCGACCTCGAACCCGTCTGGCAGCGCAGCCGCGAGCTCGGCTTCTACGGCATCCACCTTCCCGAGGAACACGGCGGGCAGAACCTCACCTACACCCAGCTCGCCGTCCTCAAGGAGGAAGTCGCGGCGAGCGGCCGAGTCCTGGGGCACAGTGTGCTCGGCGACATGGGCGGGCCCCTGCGCGCCGGAGACATCCTGCGGCACGCCACCGAGGGGCAGTTGAAGACGTACTTCCTGCCGGTGGTCCGCGGCGAACGGGCCTGCTGCTTCTCGCTCACCGAGACCGACGCCGGCTCCGACGTCCGGTCCATGCGCACCACCGCCGAGAAGGACGGCGACAGTTACGTCCTCAACGGGCACAAGGTCTTCTCCTCCGCAGGACCCTTCGCCGACTTCGCCATCGTCGTCGCCCGTATGGCAGGCAGCGGTGAGACCGAGGGCGACAAGCCGCGCTTCTCGGCCTTCCTCGTCGACCTGGACAGCCCCGGCTGCCGGGTCGAGGACGGTGCCACGCCGATGTCGGGCGAGCACATCGAAAGCGACATCGTCCTGGACAACTGCCGGGTCCCTGCGGAGAACCTGCTGGGGGAGGAGGGCAAGGGCATGCGGATCGCCCTCGGCAGGGTCACCGTCAACCGCCTCCTGCACTGCCCCACCGCCCTCGGCGCGACCCGGCGGGCCCTGGACCTCACCCTCGATCGCACCCGCAACCGCAAGGTCGCCGGTCAGCCCCTACTGATGCTCCAGGCCATCCAGCACAAGGTCGCCGACATGGCCACCGAGCTCTACGCCGCCCGCTCCATGACCTACGCCGCGCTCGCGGCCCTCGACCGGGGCGAGGACGTCCGTACCGAAGCCTTCATGTGCAAGTTGTACGTCGCCGAGTCCGCCTTCCGCATCCTCGACGAGGCCGTGCAGATCCACGGCAAGGAAGGGCTGACCCAGGGCAACGAGATCGAGTACCTCTTCCGCAAGATCCGGATGTTCCGCATCCTGACCGGCACTTCGGAGATCCAGCGCAACGGCATCGCGCACGGTCTCGCCTTCCTCGCCTGA
- a CDS encoding class I adenylate-forming enzyme family protein — MNLGTYLSRSARYWPVETALVCGDRAWTFDRLDHAANQLASALISRGLRPGDAVASLAWNRGELVEVEFALYKAGLMRAPINARLGRGEIAHILRYAPVRMLIFDAAHREDALAAIAEARTDCVPVLIDAGPAGGQDALTYADLLAEGAPAPIAVEVAEDAPAVLNFTSGSTGALKAAVQTVGNRLANMRKLLMSDESRPGPSTRFLACGPITHATGMGLLAGVFGGSTTYVLPAWSAEAFLDAVEKDRITTTFLVPAMLNMVLAHPGVADRDLSSLTSVRIGGAPVSPQRLRDAVALFGPIVAQGYGLGETTSVVAGLTGAEIAHAVTDDPELLQSCGRATYDTEIRVVDETGQELAPRTVGEVIVRGPDCVREYWREPELSAETFRGGWVHTGDLAWMREDGFLFLVDRKKDMIISGGFNIYCTEVEGALYEHPAVQEACVVGVPDEKWGEAVKAVVVAHPGHAVTEQELTDFCAQRLDRLKKPRSVDFVAELPHNRNGKLDRKAVREPFWAGAARRVN, encoded by the coding sequence ATGAACCTCGGTACCTATCTCTCCCGCAGCGCCCGCTACTGGCCCGTCGAGACCGCGCTCGTCTGCGGAGACCGCGCCTGGACCTTCGACCGGCTCGACCACGCCGCCAATCAGCTGGCGTCGGCGCTGATCTCCCGTGGCTTGCGCCCCGGTGACGCGGTCGCATCCCTCGCGTGGAACCGGGGTGAGCTGGTGGAGGTCGAGTTCGCCCTCTACAAGGCGGGTCTGATGCGAGCACCGATCAACGCGCGGCTCGGCAGGGGGGAGATCGCCCACATCCTGCGCTACGCCCCGGTGCGGATGCTGATCTTCGATGCCGCCCACCGTGAGGACGCGCTGGCCGCGATCGCTGAGGCGCGGACGGACTGCGTACCGGTACTGATCGATGCCGGTCCGGCCGGCGGCCAGGACGCTCTCACCTACGCTGATCTGCTGGCCGAGGGCGCCCCTGCTCCGATCGCCGTCGAGGTCGCCGAGGACGCACCTGCGGTCCTGAACTTCACCTCCGGTTCGACCGGCGCCCTCAAGGCGGCCGTGCAGACCGTCGGAAACCGGCTCGCGAACATGCGCAAGCTGCTGATGAGCGACGAGTCCCGGCCAGGCCCCAGCACCCGGTTTCTCGCCTGCGGCCCCATCACCCACGCCACCGGAATGGGGCTGCTTGCCGGCGTCTTCGGAGGCTCGACCACCTACGTCCTGCCGGCCTGGAGCGCGGAGGCGTTCCTGGACGCGGTCGAGAAGGACCGCATCACCACCACCTTCCTGGTCCCGGCCATGCTCAACATGGTGCTGGCCCACCCCGGCGTGGCCGATCGCGACCTGTCGAGCCTGACCAGCGTCCGCATCGGCGGCGCCCCCGTATCGCCCCAGCGACTGCGGGACGCCGTCGCGCTGTTCGGCCCGATCGTCGCCCAGGGGTACGGCCTGGGGGAGACCACGAGCGTCGTCGCGGGTCTGACCGGCGCCGAGATCGCCCACGCCGTCACCGACGACCCCGAACTGCTCCAGTCCTGCGGCCGGGCCACGTACGACACCGAGATACGCGTCGTCGACGAGACCGGCCAGGAGCTCGCGCCGCGCACCGTCGGCGAAGTGATCGTCCGTGGACCCGACTGCGTCCGCGAGTACTGGCGCGAGCCGGAGCTGTCGGCCGAGACCTTCCGGGGCGGTTGGGTCCACACCGGCGACCTGGCCTGGATGCGCGAGGACGGCTTCCTCTTCCTCGTCGACCGCAAGAAAGACATGATCATTTCGGGTGGCTTCAACATCTACTGCACCGAGGTGGAGGGCGCCCTGTACGAACACCCCGCCGTGCAAGAGGCGTGCGTCGTCGGCGTACCCGATGAGAAGTGGGGCGAGGCAGTGAAGGCCGTCGTCGTTGCCCACCCCGGCCACGCGGTGACCGAGCAGGAGCTGACCGACTTCTGCGCGCAGCGCCTCGACCGGCTCAAGAAGCCCCGGTCCGTGGACTTCGTGGCCGAACTGCCCCACAACCGCAACGGAAAGCTCGACCGCAAAGCCGTCCGCGAACCGTTCTGGGCCGGCGCCGCCCGCCGCGTGAACTGA
- a CDS encoding TetR/AcrR family transcriptional regulator, with amino-acid sequence MAEDRRTRRTRRALSAALVELVLERGFSTLTVEDITERADVGRATFYSHFRDKEDLFARVTGNLLDELAERLRPAMADSPVGFTGKPVLEMLRHARDERDVYRIVLRGEGDGKPLQMFMDTLAHATAEEFRDRAERNAVEPRIDPGLLARIWVGEQIAVLRWWAEQEAPPMPVEDVVRMLLDLGLHGRYWASGFDAST; translated from the coding sequence ATGGCCGAGGACAGGCGCACACGGCGCACCCGCAGGGCCCTGAGTGCGGCCCTGGTGGAGTTGGTGCTGGAGCGCGGTTTCAGCACACTCACGGTGGAGGACATCACCGAACGCGCCGACGTCGGCCGGGCCACGTTCTACAGCCACTTCCGGGACAAGGAGGATCTCTTCGCACGGGTGACCGGCAACCTCCTGGACGAGCTCGCCGAGCGGCTGCGCCCCGCGATGGCAGACAGCCCGGTCGGCTTCACCGGCAAGCCGGTGCTGGAGATGCTGCGGCACGCCCGGGACGAACGCGACGTCTACCGGATCGTTCTGCGCGGCGAGGGTGACGGCAAGCCGCTCCAGATGTTCATGGACACCCTCGCGCACGCGACCGCCGAGGAGTTCCGGGACCGCGCCGAACGCAACGCGGTCGAACCGAGAATCGACCCCGGTCTCCTCGCCCGCATCTGGGTGGGCGAGCAGATCGCCGTCCTGCGCTGGTGGGCGGAGCAGGAGGCACCGCCGATGCCGGTCGAGGACGTCGTACGCATGCTGCTCGACCTGGGCCTGCACGGCCGGTACTGGGCCAGCGGCTTCGACGCGTCGACCTGA
- a CDS encoding glyoxalase — translation MTSIDCITLEVADPTAAERFYTDAFGLDKQVRLRASEAQTSGFRGFTVSLVVSQPSIVNGLFGAALVAGATELKPAKKSMWGYGGVVQAPDGTIWQLASSSKKDTGPDSRQIDEVVLLLGVSDMAATKRFYVDRGLTVAKSFGSKYVEFDGSSSRVKLSLYGRRGLAKVAGASPEGSGSHRLTICGGAETFTDPDGFTWEPAA, via the coding sequence ATGACCTCCATCGATTGCATCACCCTCGAAGTGGCCGACCCCACGGCTGCCGAGCGCTTCTACACGGACGCCTTCGGGCTCGACAAGCAGGTGCGGCTGCGGGCCTCCGAGGCGCAGACGTCCGGCTTCCGCGGGTTCACCGTCTCGCTCGTGGTCTCCCAGCCCTCGATCGTCAACGGCTTGTTCGGAGCCGCTCTGGTCGCCGGGGCCACGGAGCTGAAGCCCGCCAAGAAGTCCATGTGGGGCTACGGCGGCGTCGTACAGGCCCCTGACGGGACGATCTGGCAGCTCGCGAGCTCGTCGAAGAAGGACACCGGGCCTGACAGCCGGCAGATCGACGAGGTCGTGCTTCTGCTCGGCGTCTCGGACATGGCCGCGACCAAGCGGTTCTACGTCGACCGCGGCCTGACCGTCGCGAAGAGCTTCGGCAGCAAGTACGTCGAGTTCGACGGTTCGTCGAGTCGCGTGAAGCTGTCGCTGTACGGGCGTCGAGGACTGGCCAAGGTCGCCGGTGCTTCGCCGGAGGGCAGCGGCTCGCACCGGCTCACGATCTGCGGCGGCGCCGAGACCTTCACCGACCCGGACGGATTCACATGGGAGCCCGCGGCATGA
- a CDS encoding YdeI/OmpD-associated family protein: MKFRTYVEPPEPMKGLEVPPEVVEALGGGKRPPVIITVNGHTWRSRVAVMRGRCLLGLSKANRLAAGVGPGEEVEVDLELDTEPRVVTEPEDFSRALDADPAARAAYDRLPQGRKRQHVLAVDGAKKPETRARRIESALASLRDEADR; this comes from the coding sequence ATGAAGTTCCGGACGTACGTCGAGCCCCCCGAGCCCATGAAGGGCCTGGAGGTGCCGCCCGAGGTCGTGGAGGCGCTCGGTGGCGGGAAGCGGCCGCCGGTGATCATCACGGTCAACGGGCACACGTGGAGGAGCAGGGTCGCCGTCATGCGCGGCCGCTGCCTGCTCGGCCTCAGCAAGGCCAACCGTCTTGCGGCGGGCGTCGGACCCGGCGAGGAGGTCGAGGTCGACCTAGAGCTGGACACCGAGCCCCGCGTCGTCACCGAACCCGAGGACTTCAGCCGCGCGCTGGACGCCGACCCGGCCGCCCGCGCCGCCTACGACCGCCTGCCCCAGGGCCGGAAGCGGCAGCACGTGCTCGCCGTCGACGGCGCGAAGAAGCCCGAGACGCGAGCGCGACGCATCGAGAGCGCCCTGGCCTCGCTCCGGGACGAAGCGGACCGGTAG
- a CDS encoding arylsulfatase: MTSSRRPPDVVVIVLDDLGFAQLGCYGSDMATPHMDRLATDGLRFNRFHVTAMCSPTRASVLTGRNHHAVGMGFLVDLPIAHPGYTARLPKSAAPLPRLLRDAGYSTLAVGKWHLTPRWERTASGPFDRWPLGYGFERFYGFLQGDTNHYAPQLVRDNHYTEPPAGPDDGYHLSEDLADSAIRMILDQKQATPDKPYFLYFPLGATHAPHHVPRAWSESYRGRYDQGWERWREETFARQTALGVVPEGTALSPRPPWIQDWRSLDGDERRVFARMQEVFAGFLTHTDAQIGRLADFLRRTGRLDNTLVLVLSDNGASAEGGSLGTLNEHRFTARSGDSAARNLAALDDWGGPATYPHYAWGWAWAGNTPLRLWKRYTWLGGTRAPLIAHWPRRVRDAGAVRSGFAHAVDLMPTILDACGVRAPTEVDGVPQQPVDGRSLLPVIDDARHQLPSPTQYFEMLGSRSLVHGEWKATTDHVSRGVADEERLLPGSRDFAADRWSLFRLADDFAEARDVADQHPDVVRKLAALWDEEAVRNGVLPLDDRMQERLTAMVPPAWPPPARAAYVPGGTPVHDEALPLLFGGFTLTADAEVPDGTAASGVLCALGDLNGGFVLYAREGRLAFACSRAGDLDRVVAGEPLAAGRHQVGVRFDAEHREGGSGAFTLRVDGEDVATVPLGGPFPYTFQHGGTGLCVGHDRGLPVDAGHYRPPFPWRGTLHEVVVDTTAARVEGKAAKRSAEDEVRAALHSD; encoded by the coding sequence GTGACTTCGTCGCGCAGGCCCCCGGACGTCGTCGTCATCGTCCTCGACGACCTGGGGTTCGCCCAACTCGGCTGCTACGGCTCCGACATGGCCACCCCGCACATGGACCGCCTCGCCACCGACGGGCTGCGCTTCAACCGCTTCCACGTCACCGCCATGTGCTCACCGACCCGCGCCAGTGTCCTGACGGGCCGCAACCACCACGCCGTCGGCATGGGCTTCCTCGTCGACCTGCCGATCGCGCATCCCGGCTACACCGCGCGCCTGCCGAAGTCCGCCGCGCCGCTGCCGCGACTGCTGCGCGACGCCGGCTACTCCACGCTCGCCGTCGGCAAATGGCACCTCACGCCGCGCTGGGAACGCACGGCATCGGGCCCCTTCGACCGCTGGCCGCTCGGCTACGGCTTCGAGCGCTTCTACGGATTCCTGCAGGGCGACACCAACCACTACGCCCCGCAGCTCGTGCGCGACAACCACTACACCGAGCCCCCGGCGGGCCCCGACGACGGCTACCACCTCAGCGAGGACCTGGCCGACTCGGCGATCCGCATGATCCTCGACCAGAAGCAGGCCACCCCCGACAAGCCGTACTTCCTCTACTTCCCGCTCGGCGCGACACACGCACCGCACCACGTGCCCCGCGCCTGGAGCGAGAGCTACCGGGGCCGGTACGACCAGGGCTGGGAGCGCTGGCGCGAGGAGACGTTCGCCCGGCAGACCGCGCTCGGCGTCGTACCGGAAGGCACCGCGCTCTCGCCCCGCCCGCCCTGGATCCAGGACTGGCGGAGCCTCGACGGGGACGAGCGACGGGTCTTCGCGCGCATGCAGGAGGTGTTCGCCGGGTTCCTCACCCACACCGACGCCCAGATAGGGCGTCTGGCCGACTTCCTGCGCCGCACAGGACGCCTCGACAACACCCTCGTCCTCGTCCTCTCCGACAACGGGGCCAGCGCGGAGGGCGGCAGCCTCGGCACCCTCAACGAACACCGCTTCACGGCTCGTTCGGGCGACAGCGCCGCCCGCAACCTCGCCGCGCTCGACGACTGGGGAGGCCCCGCGACCTACCCGCATTACGCCTGGGGCTGGGCCTGGGCGGGCAACACTCCGCTGCGGCTGTGGAAGCGCTACACCTGGCTCGGCGGCACCCGGGCCCCGCTCATCGCCCACTGGCCGCGCCGTGTCCGGGACGCGGGAGCCGTCCGCTCCGGGTTCGCGCACGCGGTCGACCTCATGCCGACGATCCTCGACGCGTGCGGGGTCCGGGCGCCCACGGAGGTCGACGGAGTGCCCCAGCAGCCGGTCGACGGCCGCAGCCTGCTGCCCGTCATCGACGACGCCCGCCATCAACTGCCCAGCCCCACCCAGTACTTCGAGATGTTGGGCTCCCGCTCACTCGTGCACGGCGAGTGGAAGGCGACCACCGACCACGTCTCCCGCGGAGTCGCGGACGAGGAACGCCTCCTGCCCGGCAGCCGCGACTTCGCGGCGGACCGCTGGTCGCTCTTCCGCCTCGCCGACGACTTCGCCGAGGCGCGCGACGTGGCGGACCAGCACCCCGACGTCGTACGGAAGCTGGCCGCGCTGTGGGACGAGGAGGCCGTGCGCAACGGCGTGCTGCCCCTGGACGACCGCATGCAGGAACGCCTCACCGCGATGGTCCCGCCCGCCTGGCCGCCGCCCGCCCGCGCGGCCTACGTGCCGGGCGGCACCCCCGTCCACGACGAGGCGCTGCCGCTGCTCTTCGGCGGATTCACGCTGACGGCCGACGCCGAGGTGCCGGACGGCACGGCGGCATCCGGGGTGCTGTGCGCGCTCGGCGACCTCAACGGCGGGTTCGTCCTGTACGCGCGGGAGGGCCGCCTCGCCTTCGCCTGTTCACGGGCAGGGGACCTGGACCGCGTGGTGGCGGGCGAACCGCTCGCTGCGGGCCGTCACCAGGTGGGCGTGCGGTTCGACGCGGAGCATCGAGAAGGAGGCAGCGGGGCTTTCACCCTCCGGGTGGACGGCGAGGACGTGGCGACCGTCCCGCTCGGCGGCCCGTTCCCGTACACCTTCCAGCACGGCGGCACGGGGCTGTGTGTCGGCCACGACCGGGGGCTGCCGGTCGACGCGGGGCACTACCGGCCCCCGTTCCCCTGGCGGGGGACCTTGCACGAGGTGGTCGTCGACACCACCGCCGCACGGGTGGAGGGCAAGGCGGCGAAGCGGTCCGCCGAGGACGAGGTGCGGGCGGCGCTGCACAGCGATTGA
- a CDS encoding ABC transporter ATP-binding protein — protein sequence METTAWTQLQSVMNAEQDRRPFARATLRRIGTFARPHKRRIVYFVLLSIVTAMLAVATPLLAGSVVDTIVSDGDSSLVVRYALLIAAIAVAEAGFGLLSRWLSANLGEGLILDLRTAVFDHVQRMPVAFFTRTRTGALVSRLNNDVIGAQRAFSNTLSGVVGNVVMLLLTLAMMLRLSWEITLLALVLLPVFIVPARRMGSRMAKLQREAAHHNAAMGTRMTERFSAPGATLIKLFGRPGAESEEFATRARRVRDIGVRTAMAQSTFITALTLVSALALALVYGLGGYFALSGTLETGAVVSLAMLLTRLYAPLTSLAGARVEVMSALVSFERVFEVLDLKPLIDEKPDATKVPDGPVAVEFDDVRFGYPSADKVSLASLEEVASLDTRGGDEVLHGLSFRAEPGQTVALVGSSGAGKSTIAQLLPRLYDTDGGAVRIGGVDVRDLSAASMRRTLGMVTQDGHLFHESVRANLLLARPEATEDNLWDVLRRARLEDLVRSLPDGLDTVVGERGYRLSGGERQRMTIARLLLAQQRVVILDEATAHLDNTSEAAVQEALAEALEGRTAIVIAHRLSTVRSADQILVVEAGRIVERGTHEELLAVEGRYAELYRTQFAGKAGKGEETVDVEKAEKAETAGVAA from the coding sequence ATGGAAACGACAGCCTGGACCCAGCTGCAGAGCGTCATGAACGCCGAGCAGGACCGCCGTCCCTTCGCCCGCGCCACCTTGCGCCGCATCGGGACCTTCGCCCGCCCGCACAAACGTCGCATCGTCTACTTCGTGCTCCTGAGCATCGTCACCGCGATGCTCGCCGTGGCGACGCCCCTTCTGGCGGGCAGCGTCGTGGACACGATCGTCTCGGACGGGGATTCCTCGCTCGTCGTCCGGTACGCCCTGCTCATCGCCGCCATCGCCGTCGCCGAGGCCGGCTTCGGCCTGCTCAGCCGCTGGCTGTCGGCGAACCTGGGGGAGGGGCTCATCCTCGACCTGCGCACGGCCGTCTTCGACCACGTCCAGCGCATGCCCGTCGCCTTCTTCACCCGCACCCGGACCGGCGCCCTCGTCAGCCGCCTCAACAACGACGTGATCGGCGCCCAGCGCGCGTTCAGCAACACGCTCTCCGGTGTCGTCGGCAACGTGGTCATGCTGCTCCTGACGCTGGCCATGATGCTGAGGCTCTCCTGGGAGATCACGCTCCTCGCCCTTGTCCTGCTCCCCGTCTTCATCGTGCCCGCGCGCCGCATGGGCTCCCGGATGGCGAAGCTCCAGCGCGAGGCCGCGCACCACAATGCCGCGATGGGCACGCGCATGACCGAGCGCTTCTCCGCTCCTGGCGCCACCCTCATCAAGCTCTTCGGGCGCCCCGGCGCCGAGTCGGAGGAGTTCGCCACGCGGGCCCGCCGGGTGCGGGACATCGGTGTCCGCACGGCCATGGCGCAGTCCACCTTCATCACCGCGCTCACGCTGGTCTCGGCGCTCGCCCTGGCCCTCGTCTACGGCCTCGGCGGCTACTTCGCCCTGAGCGGCACCCTGGAAACCGGCGCGGTCGTGTCCCTCGCCATGCTCCTGACCCGCCTCTACGCGCCGCTGACGTCCCTGGCGGGAGCCCGGGTCGAGGTCATGAGCGCGCTCGTCAGCTTCGAGCGGGTCTTCGAGGTCCTCGACCTGAAGCCGCTGATCGACGAGAAGCCGGACGCGACGAAGGTCCCCGATGGCCCGGTGGCGGTGGAGTTCGACGACGTCCGCTTCGGCTACCCCTCCGCCGACAAGGTCTCCCTGGCCTCCCTCGAAGAGGTCGCCTCCCTCGACACCCGAGGCGGCGACGAAGTCCTGCACGGCCTCTCCTTCCGCGCCGAGCCCGGCCAGACCGTGGCGCTCGTCGGATCGTCGGGCGCGGGCAAGTCGACGATCGCGCAACTGCTTCCCCGGCTGTACGACACGGACGGCGGGGCCGTACGCATCGGGGGAGTCGACGTCCGCGACCTCTCGGCGGCATCCATGCGCCGGACGCTCGGCATGGTCACCCAGGACGGCCACCTCTTCCACGAGTCGGTCCGCGCCAACCTGCTGCTCGCCCGCCCCGAGGCCACCGAGGACAACCTGTGGGACGTCCTGCGCAGGGCCCGCCTCGAAGACCTCGTACGCTCCCTGCCCGACGGCCTCGACACCGTGGTCGGCGAGCGCGGCTACCGCCTCTCCGGCGGCGAGCGCCAGCGCATGACCATCGCCCGGCTGCTGCTCGCCCAGCAGCGGGTGGTCATCCTCGACGAGGCCACGGCGCACCTGGACAACACGTCGGAGGCGGCGGTGCAGGAGGCTCTGGCCGAGGCGCTGGAGGGCCGCACCGCGATCGTCATCGCGCACCGGCTCTCGACGGTGCGGTCGGCCGACCAGATCCTCGTCGTCGAGGCCGGACGGATCGTGGAGCGCGGGACGCACGAGGAACTGCTCGCGGTGGAGGGCCGGTACGCGGAGCTGTACCGGACGCAGTTCGCGGGGAAGGCGGGGAAGGGGGAGGAGACGGTGGACGTGGAGAAGGCGGAGAAGGCGGAGACGGCGGGGGTGGCGGCGTAG
- a CDS encoding glycoside hydrolase family 3 N-terminal domain-containing protein, whose product MRELRRRTLLSAIGGTAVAGGGFTAVGTGIAQAAPQRPSAPSPPSPLDPKIKKLLDRMTVEEKLGQLQQLPWAVSTGPGGSETKDVEDAARAGRLGSVLNIFGAKSSNALQRMAVEESRLGIPLLFGLDVIHGLWTTFPIPLAQASSFDPEVTRRDAEVSAKESRSNGVHWTFSPMMDVTHEPRWGRIAEGCGEDPYLTTAFAVAKVEGYQGEKGSGLDAEDRIAACAKHFVAYGGAEGGRDYNTVDVSESRLRNHYLPPFKAALDAGVATVMASFNTISGVPAHGNSHTLTGILSKEWGFDGFVVSDWNGVDELIAHGFAEDGADAARLALNAGVDMEMASTDLAKHGKKLLSSGRISEKRLDEAVARILRLKFELGLFEHPYADEDTAIDKPSAEARRAARETAARSMVLLKNDDKALPLKKSAGSIAVVGPFGDSDDLLGTWTFPGAAKSFPSGKVLAAVKAAAPRAKVTYAKGVDPEGTDTGGIPAAVAAAKAADVTVVVVGEPPAMSGEAAARSDIGLPGGQEKLIEAIAATGKPFVVVLVNGRPLTVGGWLKSAPAVLEAWHPGLEAGNAIADVLFGKVNPGGKLPVSFPRTVGQIPVHYNHESTGRPYNADNKYTSKYLDLPQDPQFAFGHGLSYTEFEIGEPKLSRDHVSARALRKGDTLEVSVTVRNTGERTGDEVVQLYVHDIAASIAQPVRKLRGFRRVTLEPGKSRTVRFRLGADDFGFWTNAESGEFRVEEGAVDIYVGNSSEAKAKKRLTIT is encoded by the coding sequence ATGCGAGAGCTACGAAGGCGTACTCTGCTGTCCGCGATCGGCGGCACTGCCGTCGCGGGAGGCGGCTTCACCGCCGTCGGAACCGGAATCGCCCAGGCCGCGCCGCAGCGCCCGAGCGCCCCGAGCCCCCCGAGCCCTCTTGACCCGAAGATCAAGAAGCTGCTCGACCGTATGACTGTCGAAGAGAAGCTGGGTCAGTTGCAGCAGCTCCCCTGGGCCGTCAGCACGGGTCCCGGCGGCAGCGAGACGAAGGACGTCGAGGACGCGGCGCGCGCCGGACGGCTCGGTTCGGTCCTGAACATCTTCGGCGCCAAGAGCAGCAACGCCCTGCAGCGCATGGCCGTGGAGGAGTCCCGGCTCGGCATCCCGCTGCTCTTCGGGCTCGATGTCATCCATGGCCTGTGGACGACCTTCCCGATCCCCCTCGCCCAGGCATCCAGCTTCGACCCGGAGGTCACACGGCGGGACGCCGAGGTGTCGGCGAAGGAGTCCCGCTCGAACGGCGTGCACTGGACGTTCTCGCCGATGATGGACGTCACGCACGAGCCGCGCTGGGGCCGTATCGCCGAGGGCTGCGGCGAGGACCCGTACCTCACGACGGCGTTCGCCGTGGCCAAGGTCGAGGGTTATCAGGGCGAGAAGGGTTCGGGCCTCGACGCCGAGGACCGCATCGCCGCCTGCGCCAAGCACTTCGTCGCGTACGGCGGGGCCGAGGGCGGCCGGGACTACAACACGGTCGACGTGTCGGAGTCGCGCCTGCGCAACCACTATCTGCCGCCGTTCAAGGCCGCGCTGGACGCGGGCGTGGCCACGGTGATGGCCTCCTTCAACACCATCAGCGGCGTCCCGGCCCACGGCAACTCCCACACGCTGACCGGCATCCTCTCCAAGGAGTGGGGCTTCGACGGCTTCGTCGTCAGCGACTGGAACGGCGTCGACGAGCTGATCGCGCACGGCTTCGCCGAGGACGGCGCCGACGCGGCCCGCCTCGCGCTGAACGCCGGCGTCGACATGGAGATGGCGAGCACGGACCTGGCCAAGCACGGCAAGAAGCTCCTGAGCAGCGGCAGGATCAGCGAGAAGCGCCTGGACGAGGCCGTCGCGCGGATCCTGCGCCTGAAGTTCGAGCTCGGCCTCTTCGAGCATCCGTACGCCGACGAGGACACCGCCATCGACAAGCCGTCCGCAGAGGCCCGCAGGGCCGCACGCGAGACCGCCGCCCGCTCGATGGTGCTCCTGAAGAACGACGACAAGGCGCTTCCGCTCAAGAAGTCGGCCGGATCGATCGCGGTGGTCGGCCCGTTCGGCGACTCCGACGACCTCCTCGGCACCTGGACGTTCCCCGGCGCGGCGAAGAGCTTCCCCTCGGGCAAGGTCCTCGCCGCGGTGAAGGCCGCGGCTCCGCGGGCGAAGGTGACGTACGCGAAGGGCGTCGACCCCGAGGGCACGGACACCGGTGGCATCCCGGCGGCGGTCGCCGCGGCCAAGGCGGCGGACGTCACCGTCGTCGTGGTCGGCGAGCCCCCGGCGATGAGCGGCGAGGCGGCGGCGCGCAGCGACATCGGCCTGCCGGGCGGGCAGGAGAAGCTGATCGAGGCGATCGCCGCGACGGGCAAGCCGTTCGTGGTGGTCCTGGTCAACGGGCGCCCGCTGACCGTCGGCGGCTGGCTGAAGTCGGCGCCCGCCGTCCTCGAGGCCTGGCACCCGGGCCTGGAAGCGGGCAACGCGATCGCCGACGTGCTGTTCGGCAAGGTCAATCCGGGCGGCAAGCTGCCCGTCTCGTTCCCGCGCACGGTCGGCCAGATCCCGGTCCACTACAACCACGAGTCGACGGGCCGCCCTTACAACGCGGACAACAAGTACACGTCCAAGTACCTCGACCTGCCCCAGGACCCCCAGTTCGCCTTCGGCCACGGACTCTCCTACACGGAGTTCGAGATCGGCGAGCCGAAGCTGAGCCGCGACCACGTGTCGGCGCGGGCGCTGCGCAAGGGCGACACCCTGGAGGTCTCGGTCACCGTCCGCAACACGGGCGAGCGCACGGGCGACGAGGTCGTCCAGCTGTACGTCCACGACATCGCGGCGAGCATCGCCCAGCCGGTGCGCAAGCTGCGCGGGTTCCGCCGGGTGACGCTTGAGCCCGGCAAGTCGCGAACCGTCCGCTTCCGGCTCGGGGCCGACGACTTCGGGTTCTGGACGAACGCGGAGAGCGGCGAGTTCCGGGTCGAGGAGGGGGCCGTGGACATCTACGTGGGCAACAGCTCCGAGGCCAAGGCCAAGAAGAGGCTGACGATCACGTGA